Proteins from a single region of Oncorhynchus tshawytscha isolate Ot180627B linkage group LG03, Otsh_v2.0, whole genome shotgun sequence:
- the LOC121841410 gene encoding B-cell receptor CD22-like, which translates to MGVVVEGVSVTMTCNSSGAPVVESYAWFKDRESGSIPDSFRPQLHLKRVSHTDRGEYFCVARNPLGTERSKPVLLNVTYSPKSTKVLVSPTGDIKEGYSVNLTCSSKAHPPVDRYAWFKIMGGQTWAKGSTQNLSFPSVRSQNGGQYYCTAWNQHGQGSSSVFTLAILYAPKNTSVFAQPSSVIDAGRPLTLTCSSQANPAVDNYTWFRINAADAWVTRSGPSYTFAEVSPGESGQYYCEARNRIGVHSSPVLTVRVRGRLKVIALASAVGVSAGLITLTVAVMISKNMHRVDMEYPEENKKRPSVTADTLFYESVQQTLQLRTGKMSDIPEEPEEVYERAHPSIVPLKDAPPCTEADSILNYITVHYSRIPSLDQIQVTNVPLDGDKEPKDAANVVYTVLARPHQ; encoded by the exons ATGGGTGTGGTAGTGGAGGGGGTCTCTGTGACTATGACCTGCAACAGCAGTGGGGCTCCGGTGGTGGAGAGCTACGCCTGGTTTAAGGACAGGGAGAGTGGCAGCATTCCAGACAGCTTCAGACCCCAGCTCCACCTGAAGAGGGTGTCCCACACCGACCGGGGAGAGTACTTCTGTGTGGCACGCAACCCACTTGGTACAGAGAGGTCCAAACCTGTCCTGCTCAACGTCACAT ACTCTCCAAAGAGCACCAAGGTGTTGGTTAGTCCAACAGGAGACATCAAGGAAGGCTACTCTGTCAACCTGACCTGCAGCAGCAAGGCCCACCCCCCAGTGGACCGCTATGCCTGGTTCAAGATCATGGGGGGTCAGACCTGGGCCAAAGGGTCAACACAGAACCTCTCCTTCCCCAGCGTCCGCTCACAGAACGGAGGACAGTACTACTGCACGGCCTGGAACCAGCATGGACAGGGCAGCTCCTCTGTTTTCACCCTCGCCATTCTCT atGCCCCTAAGAACACGTCTGTGTTTGCGCAGCCCTCCAGTGTGATCGACGCGGGCCGTCCTCTGACTCTGACCTGCAGCAGCCAGGCCAACCCGGCGGTGGACAACTACACGTGGTTCAGGATCAATGCGGCTGACGCCTGGGTAACGCGATCGGGCCCAAGCTACACCTTCGCTGAGGTCAGCCCCGGGGAGAGCGGCCAGTACTACTGCGAGGCACGCAACCGTATCGGCGTCCACAGCTCGCCTGTCCTCACtgtcagggtcagag GCAGACTGAAGGTTATCGCCCTGGCCTCAGCTGTGGGCGTGTCTGCTGGTCTCATCACTCTCACTGTGGCCGTCATGATCAG CAAAAACATGCACAGAGTAGACATGGAATATCCAGAGGAAAACAAGAAG AGGCCATCGGTGACAGCTGACACCCTGTTCTACGAGTCAGTCCAGCAGACCCTTCAGTTGAGGACTGGCAAGATGTCTGACATCCCG GAGGAGCCAGAGGAGGTGTATGAGAGGGCCCATCCCTCCATCGTACCCCTGAAGGATGCTCCACCCTGCACAGAGGCAGACAGCATCCTCAACTATATCACTGTGCATTACTCCAGGATCCCAAG TCTGGACCAGATTCAAGTTACAAATGTACCACTGGATGGCGATAAAGAGCCAAAGGATGCTGCCAATGTTGTTTACACTGTCCTGGCCAGACCACACCAGTAG